From a region of the Trichoderma atroviride chromosome 6, complete sequence genome:
- a CDS encoding uncharacterized protein (BUSCO:EOG092D2IG4): MASSRQVAGDGVGSQGARETENGAPRYAIPRRDLTAVEIPAVVENIDRAVRAFGRVPSLRHVLDPLRNSVPLYINPEEPFCPPIMSHNARSHNVVLKVTVPKRTGRKRKRGTNEPWQGDVDFQGIDPSAPASENVRSIGRHDDPRLLRRKLEDNVGKYHVEAAGLIKHTHRFRGLADFYWDMDKSSFAQRFVDQVLPGDVEKIKDFKFTPGIDQGSNVDIIPPPIFTHMSLPFNYFYSQNPYVRLTEDGGTVNTTAVKQVGHFIGTEDAAPAGPQIPPDMTDPRMVEVIAQLEEAFAYRPVWTRRSLLNHLAGKLRNWNELKKYLNYAAYQFKGGPWRDGVVPYGIDPRTDPKYRIYQTLMFKLPKQKRARKDQTWQSLRRAQMGRTKEFVEELSASHTFDGETYHTDGKVWQVCDITDPLLRELLDNAEVRPTWDVSSGWYHGGLWAKVKAIMKTKLVAIQFGRQLTKEDFAPTLQCGDQTPVRTTSATFHLPLPNLHLTNEELTQLRGREPSKKKSQVYNVRVRPRTRRPDADTEEQSVVTSHDANADADINAEAEAASILGRMDSHSEGSEAGSDADDDDDDENENGSEEEDGMDRTAFERDEDDEDGFGELEDEE, encoded by the exons ATGGCTTCATCTCGCCAAGTGGCCGGAGATGGCGTCGGCTCACAAGGCGCAAGAGAAACAGAGAATGGCGCCCCTCGATACGCCATACCGCGACGAGACCTCACAGCCGTTGAGATCCCGGCGGTAGTTGAAAACATCGACCGAGCTGTCAGGGCATTTGGGAGAGTGCCTTCACTTAGACAT GTTCTAGATCCTCTGAGAAACTCAGTACCGCTGTATATAAATCCAGAGGAGCCCTTTTGCCCGCCAATCATGTCACATAATGCCAGGTCTCACAACGTCGTTCTCAAAGTCACGGTCCCCAAACGCACTGGAAGGAAGCGCAAGCGCGGAACAAATGAGCCCTGGCAAGGAGACGTGGACTTCCAAGGCATCGACCCATCGGCCCCAGCATCAGAAAATGTTCGTTCCATAGGGCGTCATGATGATCCAAGACTTCTAAGGCGCAAACTAGAGGACAATGTCGGCAAATATCACGTCGAGGCTGCGGGCTTGATCAAGCACACGCATCGCTTCAGGGGTTTGGCTGACTTTTACTGGGACATGGACAAATCATCATTTGCACAGAGATTTGTCGACCAAGTCCTGCCCGGAGATG TTGAGAAGATTAAAGACTTCAAATTCACACCTGGCATCGACCAAGGCTCGAATGTGGACATTATTCCACCACCCATCTTTACCCACATGAGTTTGCCATTCAACTATTTTTACTCACAAAATCCCTATGTTCGCTTGACAGAGGATGGCGGTACCGTTAACACAACGGCGGTCAAACAAGTTGGTCATTTTATCGGAacagaagatgctgctcctgCCGGCCCTCAAATTCCTCCAGACATGACAGATCCGCGCATGGTGGAAGTTATTGCCCAGCTTGAAGAGGCATTTGCATATCGCCCCGTATGGACTCGACGATCTCTTTTGAATCATCTTGCTGGCAAGCTCCGAAACTGGAACGAGCTTAAAAAGTATCTGAATTACGCGGCTTACCAGTTCAAGGGTGGGCCATGGAGAGATGGAGTTGTTCCCTATGGAATCGACCCCAGAACTGATCCCAAATATCGCATTTATCAAACCCTCATGTTCAAGCTTCCCAAGCAGAAGCGTGCTCGCAAAGACCAGACCTGGCAGTCGCTTCGCAGAGCCCAGATGGGCCGAACAAAGGAGTTTGTAGAAGAGTTATCGGCCAGCCACACGTTTGACGGAGAAACATATCACACCGATGGCAAGGTGTGGCAGGTGTGCGATATCACGGATCCCTTGCTCCGCGAGCTTTTGGATAACGCAGAAGTGCGTCCTACGTGGGATGTCAGCAGCGGGTGGTATCACGGCGGCTTGTGGGCAaaagtcaaggccatcatgaagACGAAACTAGTGGCGATCCAGTTTGGCCGACAACTCACCAAAGAGGACTTTGCACCAACGCTGCAGTGTGGAGATCAGACTCCTGTGCGAACTACGTCGGCGACCTTCCACCTTCCGTTGCCCAATTTACATCTTACAAACGAAGAGCTCACGCAGCTTCGAGGTCGAGAACcttcgaagaagaagagtcagGTCTATAACGTTAGGGTTCGTCCTCGTACCAGAAGGCCAGATGCCGATACCGAGGAGCAGTCGGTTGTTACCTCTCACGATGCCAATGCAGACGCAGACATAAacgcagaggcagaagctgctAGTATCCTTGGCAGAATGGATTCCCATAGCGAGGGTTCTGAGGCTGGTagtgatgctgatgatgacgatgatgacgagaaCGAGAACGgctcagaagaagaagatgggatGGATCGCACTGCCTTTGAAagggatgaagatgatgaagatggt
- a CDS encoding uncharacterized protein (BUSCO:EOG092D1KRH), which translates to MMKRFSQRLSRGKDAAKSSKKSKDSKDGTSSPSSRDANQSPVLTPSSSTSTLNDPRNKPLPPNSALGGDHGANQSSGLGAGQQGLDRFGPMGSAGSPNGANAGGRGPPTVVISPTPGHIPPPGATETMPHELAPPKAGQKSLMINRMDNRDAIPEGLRTPKRQHSSRFDISAHRELEKLPGFHEVPPNRRQELFMQKIDQCNVIFDFNDASGDMKAKEIKRLALHELLDYVANNRQVITEPMYPRVVEMFSKNLFRPIPPPLNPQGEAFDPEEDEPVLEVAWPHIQVVYEFFLRFIESQDFNTNIAKAYIDHSFVLQLLDLFDSEDPRERDFLKTTLHRIYGKFLNLRSFIRRSINNVFFQFTYETERFNGIAELLEILGSIINGFALPLKEEHKIFLTRVLLPLHKPKSLSMYHPQLAYCIVQFLEKDASLTEDVVLGLLRYWPKVNSTKEVMFLNEVEDIFEVMDPAEFAKVQEPLFHQLAKSVASPHFQVAERALYFWNNEYFCNLVSDNVEIILPIMFAPLYENSKGHWNRTIHGMVYNAMKLFMEINPQLFDDCSHEYTEQQNSAAAREALRERKWAALSQQADERRASLGLATVEDPGRARGGSLPRVDEVDTAEDNQKRLDSLKLQDATGRQQHERQGSVGSNRSR; encoded by the exons ATGATGAAGCGATTCAGCCAGAGA CTCTCGCGAGGCAAAGATGCCGCAAAGTCCTCCAAGAAGAGTAAGGATTCCAAGGATGGGACTTCGTCTCCCTCGTCTCGAGATGCCAACCAGTCTCCGGTCCTGACCCCGTCGTCTTCGACATCGACCCTCAACGACCCTCGCAACAAGCCGCTGCCCCCAAACTCTGCTCTTGGAGGTGATCATGGTGCCAACCAGTCCTCAGGCCTTGGTGCTGGCCAGCAGGGCCTCGATCGATTTGGACCGATGGGCAGCGCGGGCAGCCCCAACGGCGCCAACGCGGGTGGTAGAGGTCCCCCAACTGTCGTCATCAGTCCGACTCCAGGC CACATTCCTCCCCCTGGGGCCACCGAAACAATGCCTCACGAACTGGCGCCCCCAAAGGCCGGCCAAAAGTCGCTGATGATCAATCGTATGGATAACCGAGATGCTATCCCAGAGGGCCTGCGGACGCCAAAGCGACAGCACTCATCTCGATTCGATATTTCTGCCCATcgcgagctggagaagctcccGGGCTTCCACGAGGTACCGCCTAACAGGCGCCAGGAGCTCTTCATGCAAAAGATTGATCAGTGCAATGTCATCTTTGACTTTAACGACGCTAGCGGTGACatgaaggccaaggagatcaaGCGGCTGGCTCTCCACGAGCTGCTGGACTACGTTGCCAACAACAGACAGGTCATCACTGAGCCTATGTATCCCAGAGTTGTCGAGATGTTCAGCAAGAATCTGTTTCGACCAATCCCGCCGCCATTGAACCCCCAAGGCGAGGCATTCGATCCGGAGGAGGATGAGCCCGTCTTGGAGGTCGCTTGGCCGCACATCCAGGTTGTCTACGAGTTTTTCCTGCGCTTCATCGAAAGCCAGGACTTTAACACCAACATTGCCAAGGCATACATTGATCACAGCTTCGTGCTTCAGTTGCTAGATCTCTTTGACTCTGAGGATCCCCGCGAGCGAGATTTCCTCAAGACGACTCTCCACCGCATTTACGGCAAGTTCCTCAATCTACGATCATTTATCCGGCGATCCATCAAcaacgtcttcttccaattcACATATGAAACGGAGAGGTTCAATGGCATTGCCGAGCTTCTAGAAATACTAGGCTCCATTATCAACGGTTTTGCCTTGCCTTTGAAGGAAGAACATAAGATCTTCTTGACCCGAGTCTTGCTTCCCCTCCACAAGCCCAAGAGCCTGAGCATGTACCACCCTCAACTCGCTTATTGTATTGTCCAGTTCCTGGAAAAAGATGCATCCCTCACAGAAGAT GTTGTCCTTGGGTTGTTGCGATACTGGCCAAAGGTCAACAGTACAAAGGAGGTCATGTTCTTGAATGAGGTTGAAGACATTTTTGAGGTCATGGATCCCGCGGAATTCGCCAAAGTCCAGGAGCCTTTGTTCCACCAGCTTGCCAAGTCTGTGGCGAGCCCCCATTTCCAGGTCGCCGAGCGTGCGTTGTACTTCTGGAACAACGAATACTTCTGCAATCTCGTAAGCGATAACGTGGAAATTATTCTCCCCATCATGTTCGCCCCTCTCTACGAAAACTCAAAGGGCCATTGGAACAG GACAATCCACGGCATGGTTTACAACGCTATGAAATTGTTCATGGAGATCAATCCTCAGCTCTTTGATGATTGCTCTCATGAATACACAGAGCAGCAGAACAGCGCCGCAGCCCGAGAAGCACTGCGAGAGCGAAAATGGGCTGCTCTATCCCAGCAAGCTGACGAGCGAAGAGCTTCACTGGGACTGGCCACGGTTGAGGACCCCGGCAGGGCTCGCGGAGGAAGCCTCCCACGGGTTGACGAAGTTGACACTGCTGAGGATAACCAGAAGCGCCTCGATTCGCTAAAGCTTCAAGATGCTACGGGACGACAGCAACATGAGCGACAAGGTTCCGTAGGGTCCAACCGAAGCAGATAG
- a CDS encoding uncharacterized protein (EggNog:ENOG41): MASPELAITKATLSATLFRADPTSLNRAAVDAFFTLLDDAIIQCSRQNVQKCKAWIVDNVVPSAARCTALGKFWAVLSKNLAVENDGKKRRSAKRRRLHLLYIVNDVLYHELVRQSNRKLGETWAGVLPAMIGNAAAFDNCPKHKSKLKGLIDLWEEKGYFTPEVVAQLRTALANGSAEITAVNLELSESSLKLAKDAPYILPSFHGDASIPWYDLPAGTWLPHITPNSSRPMIPDQIRPIQLAAGPAEKRVVDAVKMLLKDADYVYAKESEPSDDLQTGFSELGERIIVDEITGEVLRGESYYGWSRQFCERMRERQKKSAKASGERSQSASRSRPRSRSSSYSRDRSRSLSPPSFKRPRLSARDRSRSQSRSRGRSYSRSRSRSRSRRRDGSRSRGRHSRSRSRSRSRGRYDSNDASGSRYRSISRQYNDRSPQPQLQPQAPPNMPPMPFPPPPNAMAFPFPPPPLPGFPPPPIPPEMIAHFMSMNQFPGGPVPPPPPPPQQQQQSQSSMYNNQFGRGNGGYRGRGRGGYGRGGYRGQY, translated from the exons ATGGCTTCTCCCGAGCTGGCCATCACCAAGGCGACGCTGTCGGCCACGCTCTTTCGCGCCGACCCAACCTCGCTGAACCGCGCCGCGGTCGACGCCTTCTTCACGCTGCTAGACGACGCCATCATCCAGTGCTCCCGCCAGAACGTTCAG AAATGCAAGGCTTGGATAGTCGACAACGTGGTCCCATCCGCCGCGCGCTGCACAGCCTTGGGCAAGTTCTGGGCCGTCCTGTCAAAGAATCTGGCCGTGGAGAATGACGGGAAGAAGCGCCGCAGCGCCAAGAGACGGAGGCTGCACCTCCTCTACATTGTCAATGATGTCCTTTACCACGAGCTTGTGCGCCAGAGCAACCGCAAGCTGGGAGAGACGTGGGCTGGCGTCTTGCCCGCCATGATTGGGAATGCGGCGGCTTTCGACAACTGCCCCAAGCATAAGagcaagctcaagggccTGATTGATTTGTGGGAGGAAAAGGGGTACTTTACGCCAGAGGTGGTTGCGCAGCTTCGCACGGCTCTCGCCAACGGCTCTGCTGAGATTACGGCTGTCAATCTTGAGCTTTCGGAGAGCTCCCTTAAACTCGCCAAGGACGCGCCGTATATTCTACCCTCCTTCCATGGCGATGCTTCCATCCCATGGTACGATCTTCCTGCGGGCACCTGGCTACCTCACATCACACCAAACTCTTCCAGACCCATGATCCCCGATCAAATCCGCCCCATCCAACTCGCGGCAGGTCCTGCGGAAAAGCGAGTCGTGGATGCTGTCAAGATGTTGCTGAAAGACGCAGACTACGTCTACGCTAAAGAGAGCGAGCCGAGCGACGACTTACAGACGGGCTTCAGCGAACTAGGCGAACGTATCATTGTGGACGAGATTACGGGTGAGGTGCTTCGAGGAGAGAGTTACTACGGCTGGTCTCGCCAATTCTGCGAGCGcatgagagagagacagaagaaaTCTGCAAAGGCGTCCGGAGAACGCTCACAGTCCGCATCGAGATCACGGCCgagatcaagatcaagcagTTACTCCAGAGATCGATCCCGAAGCTTATCTCCACCTTCGTTTAAGCGACCTCGGCTTTCAGCGCGCGACAGGAGTCGCAGTCAAAGTCGCAGTCGTGGTCGCAGCTACAGCCGCAGCCGGAGCCGGAGTCGAAGCCGTCGTCGAGATGGCAGCCGTAGCCGGGGCCGCCACAgtcgcagccgcagtcgAAGCCGAAGTCGTGGGAGATATGACAGCAACGACGCATCTGGTTCCAGGTACCGGTCAATATCACGCCAGTACAATGATCGctctcctcagcctcagcttcagcctcagGCACCGCCTAATATGCCGCCTATGCCATTCCCTCCACCACCCAACGCCATGGCATTTCCATTTCCGCCTCCCCCTCTGCCGGGATTCCCACCGCCCCCGATCCCTCCTGAAATGATTGCTCACTTCATGAGCATGAACCAATTCCCCGGCGGCCCtgttccgccgccgccaccgccaccgcagcagcagcagcaatctcaGTCGTCTATGTACAACAACCAGTTCGGACGCGGAAATGGCGGTTATAGGGGTCGTGGAAGAGGCGGATATGGCCGTGGTGGCTACAGAGGACAATACTAG
- a CDS encoding uncharacterized protein (EggNog:ENOG41~TransMembrane:1 (o6-25i)): MNNVRSFWLGWGSLFLAGGGAYYFAKQNVKEQRVAKLKAQREKQAANWAIEHGEPVSSGNGVNGGPARTDNTGLPSQEASSDPAATRHAPATESEQVAEKSKYESAIPMRTRKGDRFS; the protein is encoded by the exons ATGAACAAC GTTCGATCTTTCTG GCTCGGATGGGGCTCCCTCTTTCTCG CCGGAGGCGGTGCCTACTACTTCGCTAAGCAGAACGTCAAAGAACAGCGCGTGGCCAAGCTCAAAGCACAGCGTGAGAAGCAGGCAGCCAACTGGGCCATTGAACACGGGGAGCCAGTCTCTTCCGGCAACGGTGTGAACGGTGGCCCAGCAAGAACCGACAATACCGGCTTGCCAAGTCAGGAAGCAAGTAGCGATCCCGCGGCAACAAGACATGCGCCAGCAACAGAGTCCGAGCAGGTAGCCGAGAAGAGCAAATACGAGAGTGCTATACCGATGCGCACACGCAAAGGGGACCGTTTCAGTTAG
- a CDS encoding uncharacterized protein (EggNog:ENOG41), protein MGSFAQNPTVQKPCLPPSIDQKEGNGPDGSSIRPVSSLLARFENMNVNPPSQSQPTSAPAPPQPRRLSPGPKPDRLKTLKTGQDSVHGPASPIAPVKPSNLKDRAFATASPVSRDRGAPIPPPPLSTRPAPPLALKPQVLPHPPAVTVQPPQSPPKGSTLNIVPGEQSPFLGPAAISTSATPSRSPTPLRIPSRPHSPTSSGGGSGTATPRSPRQGISKAPSPPPPRRSAELKREKEWKPAPPPPPAPRSGTTLMRSATGIEVRGRSAVQRSNRSQESSPVGGVSRGSETRAESNPPDLPLRPRPQQPNDGPSRTKQMAGVFEQPTQPTLRPSLSVRRPTRDGEPNALGLVRAPITPQLTGDVRPALPARPQTTDIPPQHPMPNNVAKPPPKPPRPSAPNQAQAATASTPLPPPATNRVVSGPLTQQLPTKPLGRSTTVDVSTADHAIVDVRTPQAPVAAAVVRHAPAPAATEAIIPKSDPPAQITAYPDSSSTNRRPPFIKKGCYEISPKYDPRIFDVCGQYVCTTGPLTRVWSMLDGEQIVSLAHTEGVKATAVSFKPSADPDHEGSKVWIGTNLGEIMEVEIATERISMSKPGIHGKSEVTKIYRHLNEMWTVDEGGNLHVWGPDASGEPNLNNYPHQSFKIPKAETFSIVVGDELWQATGKQLRIFAPTQDNHRPFQVLARPITIEGAGDVTSGTVMKGHPGKVFLGHVDGKVSIWSTSDYSCKTIVNVTTWKINTLSGVGQYIWAGYNTGKVCVYDIAQTPWVVLKEWQAHDSTILGMKVDFASSYQLDQLQVVSLGADSRIKVWDGMLQDDWLEDEMKSKDTTYCDFDEIKTLIFTWNAGASTPHSLRYSNGDATFFQDLLQKSGSPDILVFGFQELVDLEDKKATAKRLLKSKKKEGTDQERMSHQYRDWRDFLLKTLDDYMPADHLYHLLHTAPMVGLFTCIFVKSSLRERITHLSGAEVKRGMGGLHGNKGAVAVRFQIDDSSLCFVNCHLAAGQTQASSRHNDAAAILEASLFPVERDGESRIDTFSGGGDGSMILDHELCIWNGDLNYRIDTMSRDTVVKAVEQNNLAKLLERDQLLVARRRNPALRLRAFEELPITFAPTYKYDVGTDTYDTSEKRRSPAWCDRLLFRGRGRVQQLDYRRHEVRVSDHRPVTGDFRLWVKKIRPKDRAAAWMQCQQGFEDVRQKELAEDKLYYLMNICGFDAATSHRLLNERATRKPHREPSRSRAAY, encoded by the exons ATGGGTAGTTTTGCCCAGAACCCCACCGTCCAGAAACCATGTCTTCCCCCCAGTATAGACCAGAAAGAGGGCAACGGGCCTGATGGCTCCTCCATC AGACCCGTCTCGTCGCTCCTCGCCCGATTTGAAAACATGAACGTCAACCCTCCGTCGCAATCACAGCCTACCTCTGCTCCGGCTCCTCCCCAGCCGCGAAGACTCTCGCCGGGGCCAAAGCCAGATCGATTAAAGACCCTCAAGACGGGGCAAGACTCTGTTCATGGCCCTGCCTCCCCGATCGCTCCCGTCAAGCCGTCAAATCTCAAGGACCGCGCTTTTGCTACGGCGTCTCCTGTAAGCCGCGATAGAGGGGCACCAATCCCACCGCCTCCCCTGTCCACAcggccagcgccgccactTGCGTTGAAGCCTCAGGTGCTGCCTCACCCACCGGCAGTTACGGTTCAACCTCCTCAGTCGCCCCCCAAGGGAAGCACATTGAACATTGTTCCCGGTGAACAGTCTCCGTTCCTAGGTCCGGCTGCGATTTCTACCTCCGCCACGCCGAGCCGATCTCCCACGCCGCTCAGGATACCGAGCCGACCGCATAGCCCTACTAGCAGCGGGGGTGGTAGTGGTACCGCAACGCCGCGATCCCCAAGGCAAGGGATTTCGAAAGCTCCGTCACCGCCGCCCCCCAGACGATCCGCCGAGCTAAAACGAGAGAAAGAATGGAAacctgcgccgccgccgccgcccgcgccACGATCAGGGACGACGTTGATGAGATCGGCTACCGGAATCGAGGTGAGAGGCAGGTCAGCTGTTCAAAGGTCCAACCGCTCGCAGGAGTCGTCTCCAGTTGGCGGCGTCTCGCGAGGCTCCGAAACCAGGGCGGAAAGCAATCCGCCAGACTTGCCCTTGCGACCGAGGCCACAGCAACCGAATGATGGACCGAGTAGGACGAAGCAGATGGCCGGAGTATTTGAGCAGCCTACCCAGCCTACCCTCCGCCCATCCTTGTCTGTGCGAAGACCAACACGCGATGGAGAGCCAAATGCTCTGGGTTTAGTCAGGGCCCCAATTACTCCTCAGCTCACTGGGGATGTTCGCCCTGCCTTGCCCGCACGACCTCAGACTACTGATATTCCCCCACAGCATCCAATGCCAAATAACGTCGCAAAgccgcctccaaagcctccgcGACCGTCTGCTCCGAACCAGGCGCAGGCTGCTACTGCTTCCACTCCTCTTCCGCCACCTGCCACAAACCGAGTCGTTTCCGGTCCTCTTACCCAACAGCTACCCACAAAGCCACTTGGGCGGTCTACAACGGTGGACGTATCAACAGCAGATCATGCTATCGTGGATGTCCGTACGCCCCAGGCGCCTGTGGCCGCTGCCGTAGTAAGGCACGCGCCTGCACCTGCTGCCACCGAAGCCATCATTCCGAAATCCGACCCCCCTGCCCAGATTACAGCATATCCCGACAGCTCGAGCACTAACCGCCGGCCTCCATTCATCAAGAAAGGATGCTATGAGATTTCACCAAAGTACGATCCTCGTATCTTTGATGTTTGTGGGCAATATGTCTGCACTACTGGCCCTCTAACTCGGGTGTGGAGCATGCTGGATGGAGAGCAAATTGTCAGCTTGGCACATACAGAAGGCGTCAAGGCCACGGCTGTATCGTTTAAACCCAGCGCGGACCCTGATCACGAAGGCTCTAAAGTTTGGATTGGCACTAATCTCGGAGAGATTATGGAGGTTGAGATTGCGACGGAGCGTATATCAATGAGCAAACCGGGCATCCATGGAAAATCGGAAGTTACCAAGATATACCGACACCTAAACGAGATGTGGACTGTTGACGAAGGCGGAAACTTGCACGTTTGGGGCCCCGATGCTAGCGGGGAGCCgaatttaaataattatcCTCATCAAAGTTTCAAGATTCCCAAGGCAGAGACTTTCTCAATAGTGGTTGGGGATGAGCTTTGGCAAGCGACTGGCAAACAATTACGGATATTTGCTCCTACTCAAGATAATCACAGGCCTTTTCAGGTTTTGGCAAGGCCAATCACCATAGAAGGAGCAGGAGATGTAACCTCCGGTACAGTGATGAAAGGCCACCCCGGAAAAGTCTTTTTGGGACACGTTGATGGAAAAGTCAGCATTTGGTCTACATCCGACTATTCTTGCAAGACGATTGTGAATGTCACCACATGGAAAATCAATACACTATCAGGTGTTGGTCAGTATATCTGGGCGGGATATAACACGGGAAAAGTTTGTGTCTACGACATTGCTCAAACACCATGGGTTGTTTTGAAGGAGTGGCAGGCACATGACAGTACCATCTTGGGGATGAAAGTGGACTTTGCCAGTTCCTATCAACTTGACCAATTGCAAGTCGTTTCTCTAGGCGCGGATAGCCGGATTAAAGTGTGGGACGGCATGTTGCAAGACGACTGGCTTGAAGACGAGATGAAATCCAAGGATACGACATATTGCGACTTTGACGAGATTAAAACGCTGATATTCACGTGGAATGCCGGCGCTTCTACCCCACATAGTCTTCGATACTCTAACGGCGATGCCACATTCTTTCAAGATCTTTTGCAAAAAAGCGGCTCCCCGGACATCTTAGTCTTTGGGTTTCAGGAACTTGTCGACTTGGAAGATAAAAAGGCGACGGCAAAGCGGCTACTTAAatcgaaaaagaaggagggaaCAGATCAGGAACGAATGAGTCACCAATATCGAGACTGGCGCGACTTTTTGCTCAAAACCTTGGACGACTACATGCCAGCAGATCATCTATATCATCTCCTGCACACCGCGCCCATGGTCGGACTCTTTACCTGCATTTTTGTCAAGTCCTCGTTGAGGGAAAGGATAACGCATCTAAGCGGTGCTGAGGTGAAGCGAGGTATGGGAGGTCTTCATGGAAATAAGGGAGCCGTTGCCGTTAGATTCCAAATCGACGACTCGTCTCTCTGTTTTGTGAATTGTCACTTGGCAGCGGGCCAGACCCAGGCCAGCTCACGCCATAACGATGCAGCAGCCATTCTCGAAGCCAGCCTATTCCCCGTCGAACGCGATGGCGAAAGTCGGATTGACACCTTCAGTGGCGGTGGAGACGGCTCCATGATTCTTGACCATGAGCTTTGCATTTGGAATGGCGATCTCAACTACCGTATCGACACCATGTCACGAGATACAGTGGTGAAGGCCGTGGAGCAAAACAACCTGGCAAAGCTCCTTGAGCGTGACCAGCTGCTTGTTGCGCGCCGCCGCAACCCAGCCCTTCGCTTGCGAGCATTCGAAGAGCTGCCGATTACGTTTGCACCAACCTACAAATACGATGTAGGAACAGATACATACGATACTAGCGAGAAACGAAGAAGCCCCGCATGGTGCGATCGACTGTTATTCCGAGGACGCGGCCGTGTGCAGCAATTAGACTATAGACGGCACGAAGTAAGAGTGAGCGATCACCGGCCGGTTACAGGAGACTTTCGACTTTGGGTCAAGAAGATTAGACCAAAGGATAGAGCAGCCGCCTGGATGCAGTGCCAGCAAGGGTTTGAAGACGTTAGGCAGAAGGAGCTGGCAGAAGATAA ACTTTACTATCTAATGAATATTTGTGGCTTCGATGCAGCAACAAGCCATCGGTTACTAAACGAGAGAGCAACACGCAAACCGCATAGAGAgcccagcagaagcaggGCAGCGTACTAA